From Blastochloris viridis, one genomic window encodes:
- a CDS encoding SphA family protein codes for MTQKREAAALRAGAAAIRLGAAALGALGPMAGSALAYEPGVHEATRTGVTIGAPAGALPPPGVYMNLNYLRYDADVVDKHGDNTGFHDVVASPSAQLMVVPGWQLLGASYGAYIVLPMIYNDTEFEKVAGPCSSPNCTVRDVFGFHNTLFSPINLSWNLGGGWFTSAGFGFYAPNGNVKNARLMLPATAGTGAPGLDYWTFQPSWAASYLDKDWALTAHLYYEFNTKNERSHYTSGDVLYGDFTFLKKVGKWEFGPVAAFIYQTTEDKDPLGIYAGPPYDPIGDRRSQQIALGGMIGYDFGVAKVNLIVTDDVYARNTGSGWQVMTNMSFRLWGPDAPAATPIVRK; via the coding sequence ATGACACAAAAAAGGGAGGCTGCGGCGCTTCGCGCAGGGGCTGCCGCGATCAGACTGGGGGCTGCGGCGCTCGGCGCGCTGGGGCCGATGGCCGGCAGCGCGCTGGCTTACGAGCCCGGCGTGCACGAGGCGACGCGCACTGGCGTCACCATCGGGGCGCCGGCCGGCGCGCTTCCGCCGCCGGGCGTCTACATGAACCTGAATTATCTCCGCTATGACGCCGATGTCGTCGACAAGCATGGCGACAACACCGGCTTCCACGACGTGGTCGCCAGCCCGTCGGCGCAGCTGATGGTCGTGCCGGGCTGGCAGCTGCTGGGTGCGTCCTACGGCGCGTATATCGTGCTGCCGATGATTTACAACGACACCGAGTTCGAGAAGGTGGCGGGACCCTGCTCCAGCCCCAACTGCACGGTGCGCGATGTGTTCGGCTTCCACAACACGCTGTTCTCGCCGATCAACCTGTCCTGGAACCTGGGCGGTGGCTGGTTCACCTCGGCTGGCTTCGGCTTCTATGCGCCGAACGGCAACGTCAAGAATGCACGGCTGATGCTGCCGGCGACCGCCGGCACCGGCGCCCCGGGCCTCGACTACTGGACGTTTCAGCCGAGCTGGGCGGCCAGCTATCTCGACAAGGATTGGGCGCTCACCGCACATCTCTATTACGAGTTCAACACCAAGAACGAGCGCTCGCACTACACTTCGGGCGACGTGCTCTATGGCGACTTCACCTTTCTCAAGAAGGTCGGCAAGTGGGAGTTCGGGCCGGTGGCCGCCTTCATCTACCAGACCACCGAGGACAAGGATCCGCTCGGGATCTATGCCGGTCCTCCCTATGACCCGATCGGCGACCGCCGCTCCCAGCAGATCGCGCTCGGCGGCATGATCGGCTACGACTTCGGGGTGGCGAAGGTCAATTTGATCGTCACCGACGACGTCTATGCCCGCAACACCGGCAGCGGCTGGCAGGTGATGACCAATATGAGCTTCCGGCTGTGGGGCCCCGACGCCCCGGCGGCAACGCCCATCGTTCGAAAGTAA
- a CDS encoding recombinase family protein — protein MSRSPGSVITMPRRQRCAIYTRKSSEEGLDMEFNSLDAQREACEAYVASQKPEGWAAIRERYDDGGFSGGTLERPALQRLLRDVEAGLIDVIVVYKIDRLSRSLMDFARLVEMFERNNVTFVSVTQSFNTTTSMGRLTLNILLSFAQFEREVIGERIRDKVAASRKRGMWMGGYVPMGYDVRDRKLVINDAEAATVRMIFERFVAIGSATTLAKALVAEGVRNKRGKQIDKGFLYKLINNRVYLGEAVHKGTAYPGEHDAIIDQDLWDKVHSILQESPRLRATNTRRQTPALLKGIIFTETGAAMTPTATKKGTRLYRYYASMDMIRNRPTGDAAGPLRLPAGMVENAVLGEIRRMIRAPEIVARTIEDFRTQSSTVDEQAIISALGAFDQLWAALYPAEQARIVHLLVERVTVGPAGIAVDLRRAGLGSVVREMIAPRQEIAPRQAEARA, from the coding sequence ATGAGCCGTTCGCCAGGTTCCGTCATCACCATGCCGCGCCGCCAGCGCTGTGCCATCTATACCCGCAAGTCGAGCGAGGAGGGGCTCGACATGGAGTTCAACAGCCTCGACGCCCAGCGCGAGGCGTGCGAGGCCTATGTCGCCAGCCAGAAGCCGGAGGGCTGGGCCGCCATCCGCGAGCGCTATGACGACGGCGGCTTCTCCGGCGGCACGCTGGAGCGGCCAGCCCTGCAGCGTCTCCTTCGGGATGTCGAGGCGGGCCTGATCGACGTCATCGTCGTCTACAAGATCGACCGCCTCAGCCGCTCGCTGATGGACTTCGCCAGACTGGTCGAGATGTTTGAGCGCAACAACGTCACCTTCGTCTCGGTGACGCAGTCGTTCAACACCACGACCTCGATGGGACGCCTGACGCTGAACATCCTCTTGAGCTTCGCCCAGTTCGAGCGCGAGGTGATCGGCGAACGCATCCGCGACAAGGTCGCCGCCTCGCGCAAGCGCGGCATGTGGATGGGCGGCTACGTGCCGATGGGCTACGATGTGCGCGACCGCAAGCTGGTGATCAATGACGCCGAGGCCGCAACGGTCAGGATGATCTTCGAGCGGTTCGTTGCCATCGGTTCGGCGACGACGCTGGCCAAGGCGCTGGTCGCCGAGGGTGTCCGCAACAAGCGCGGCAAGCAGATCGACAAGGGATTCCTCTACAAGCTGATCAACAACCGGGTCTATCTGGGCGAAGCCGTCCACAAAGGCACGGCCTATCCCGGCGAGCACGACGCCATCATCGATCAGGACCTGTGGGACAAGGTTCACAGCATCTTGCAGGAGAGCCCCCGGCTGCGGGCGACCAACACCCGGCGCCAAACCCCGGCGCTGCTCAAGGGCATCATCTTCACCGAGACCGGCGCCGCGATGACGCCGACGGCGACCAAGAAGGGCACGCGCCTTTATCGCTACTACGCCTCGATGGACATGATCCGCAACCGCCCGACCGGGGATGCGGCCGGTCCGCTGCGCCTGCCCGCCGGGATGGTCGAGAATGCCGTCCTCGGCGAAATCCGCCGCATGATCCGCGCGCCTGAGATCGTCGCCCGAACCATTGAGGACTTCCGAACACAGAGCTCGACCGTCGACGAGCAGGCGATCATCTCGGCGCTCGGCGCGTTCGATCAGCTCTGGGCGGCGCTCTATCCCGCCGAGCAGGCGCGCATCGTCCATCTCCTGGTCGAGCGCGTCACCGTCGGCCCGGCCGGCATCGCCGTCGACCTGCGCCGGGCCGGCCTTGGCTCGGTCGTTCGCGAGATGATCGCGCCGCGCCAGGAAATCGCGCCGCGCCAAGCGGAGGCCCGCGCATGA
- a CDS encoding ATP-binding protein has product MERAAPERELWPDGEAVGRVIDVATDRLVATLTDGAAAALQVDSPLGQIGTYVAVREGRAAVVAMVVRMREEPGATVPAVRTLHLLPVGTLNLAGQFERGVSHYPIVGASVHALGTRDVARMFARFRATNFSVGTVTTHRALPVCLDPSALFGRHVAVLGQTGSGKSWTVTALIQRTLAVMPRAHIVILDLHGEYCWREDDGTPRSAFAAGVARHLDVRELEIPYWMMSFAELCDLLIDFDDPRATDQLAVFRDVLGALKQAEGRRLGLARCTLDTPVYFDFMTLLAAIEQKNGMVPTDLPSKTVRGPLTGVFDNFLMRVNSKLNDVRYAFLLKPRQRRSSDSLAALLRDFVGLGWPRAAVTVIDLSSVPFDVRPIVAAQIGRLAFEFNFWNPASREFPLLLVCEEAHAYVPRADNRAFAGARASMERIAKEGRKYGVGLAVVSQRPHEVSETVLAQCGTFICLRITNPADQDYIRSLVPESEGDLLSVLAGLGRGEALVLGEAVPLPTRLQFDAPQPTPNSNDVDFFRKWRDGPSDLDVEDIVDRWRNQER; this is encoded by the coding sequence ATGGAGCGCGCGGCACCGGAGCGGGAGCTTTGGCCGGACGGGGAGGCGGTCGGCCGGGTGATCGACGTCGCGACCGATCGCCTGGTCGCGACCCTGACCGATGGCGCCGCGGCAGCGCTTCAGGTTGATTCGCCGCTTGGCCAGATTGGCACCTACGTTGCGGTTCGCGAGGGGCGCGCCGCGGTGGTGGCGATGGTGGTGCGCATGCGCGAGGAACCGGGCGCGACCGTACCGGCGGTGCGGACGCTTCACCTGCTGCCGGTCGGCACCCTCAACCTTGCGGGCCAGTTCGAGCGCGGGGTCAGCCACTATCCCATCGTCGGCGCCAGCGTCCACGCCCTCGGCACCCGCGACGTCGCCCGCATGTTCGCGCGCTTCCGCGCCACCAACTTCTCGGTCGGCACTGTGACCACCCACCGTGCGCTTCCGGTGTGCCTCGACCCTTCCGCTCTGTTCGGCCGCCATGTCGCTGTGCTCGGTCAGACCGGCTCCGGCAAGTCGTGGACCGTCACCGCGCTCATCCAGCGCACCCTCGCGGTGATGCCGCGGGCGCACATCGTCATTCTCGACCTGCACGGCGAATACTGCTGGCGCGAGGACGACGGCACGCCGCGCTCGGCGTTCGCGGCGGGCGTCGCCCGCCACCTCGACGTTCGCGAGCTCGAAATCCCCTACTGGATGATGAGCTTCGCCGAGCTGTGCGACCTCTTGATCGACTTCGACGATCCGCGCGCCACCGACCAGCTGGCGGTGTTCCGCGATGTGCTCGGCGCGCTGAAGCAGGCGGAGGGCCGCCGGCTCGGCCTTGCCCGCTGCACGCTCGATACCCCGGTGTATTTCGATTTCATGACGCTGCTGGCCGCGATCGAGCAGAAGAACGGCATGGTGCCGACCGATCTGCCCAGCAAAACCGTGCGCGGCCCGCTCACCGGCGTGTTCGACAACTTCCTGATGCGCGTCAACAGCAAGCTGAACGACGTTCGCTACGCCTTCCTGCTCAAGCCGCGGCAGCGGCGAAGCTCGGATTCGCTGGCGGCGCTGCTACGCGATTTCGTCGGGCTCGGCTGGCCACGTGCTGCCGTCACTGTGATCGATCTGTCGTCGGTGCCGTTCGACGTTCGTCCCATCGTCGCGGCGCAGATCGGCCGGCTGGCGTTCGAGTTCAATTTCTGGAACCCGGCCAGCCGCGAATTCCCGCTGCTCTTGGTCTGCGAGGAGGCCCATGCCTACGTGCCGCGCGCCGACAATCGCGCGTTTGCCGGCGCCCGCGCCTCGATGGAGCGCATCGCCAAGGAAGGCCGCAAATACGGCGTCGGCCTCGCGGTGGTGAGCCAGCGCCCGCACGAGGTGTCGGAGACGGTGCTGGCGCAGTGCGGCACCTTCATCTGCCTGCGCATCACCAATCCGGCCGACCAGGACTATATCCGCAGCCTGGTGCCGGAAAGCGAGGGCGACCTGCTCAGCGTGCTCGCCGGTCTCGGCCGCGGCGAGGCTTTGGTGCTGGGCGAGGCGGTGCCGTTGCCGACCCGGCTACAGTTCGACGCCCCGCAGCCAACCCCGAACAGCAACGATGTCGACTTCTTCCGCAAATGGCGGGACGGGCCGTCCGACCTCGACGTTGAGGACATCGTCGACCGCTGGCGCAACCAGGAGCGCTGA
- a CDS encoding ImmA/IrrE family metallo-endopeptidase, translated as MVRMVRDLTGRFPERPHYTTRELDQECEALVANLLMKRHGEVRPRITTDELTLLVEQHGADLDSSVDLTRFGEDVEGVTVFHPNREPEVMISDRLAGDVRRENRLRTTLAHEFGHVHFHRYLWADKLSAGRLFDRMSTENKAICKRDTILDARDYDWMEWQAGYVSGAVLMPATAIRRLVSDYCEGRGLHGTVALMSDHGRQIVGMVIEAFQVSEDAARVRLQKLGLLASSDRQPSLFG; from the coding sequence ATGGTGAGAATGGTACGCGATCTGACCGGCCGATTCCCCGAGCGCCCTCATTACACCACCAGGGAACTCGACCAAGAGTGTGAGGCGCTGGTCGCGAACCTTCTTATGAAACGACATGGCGAGGTTCGGCCCCGGATCACCACCGACGAGCTCACGCTGCTTGTCGAACAGCATGGCGCTGACCTCGATTCGTCGGTCGATCTCACTCGCTTCGGCGAGGATGTGGAGGGAGTGACTGTCTTCCATCCAAATCGCGAGCCGGAAGTGATGATCTCCGACCGGCTTGCCGGAGATGTGCGACGCGAGAATCGCCTGCGTACGACTTTGGCGCACGAATTCGGCCATGTGCATTTCCATCGTTATTTGTGGGCCGACAAGCTCTCCGCCGGCCGCCTATTCGATCGGATGAGCACCGAGAACAAGGCAATCTGCAAACGCGACACCATCCTCGACGCGCGCGACTATGACTGGATGGAGTGGCAGGCCGGCTATGTCAGCGGGGCCGTTCTCATGCCCGCCACCGCGATTCGGCGCCTCGTGTCGGATTACTGCGAGGGCCGTGGCCTGCACGGCACGGTAGCGCTCATGTCGGACCATGGCCGGCAGATCGTCGGCATGGTCATCGAGGCATTCCAGGTATCGGAGGATGCAGCGCGGGTCCGCCTGCAGAAGCTGGGTCTGCTGGCATCCTCCGACCGACAGCCGTCATTGTTCGGCTAA
- a CDS encoding helix-turn-helix domain-containing protein has product MKPTTMTFGQAIAKARKAKGLSQKELAALIMKDEEGGAISPQYLNDIEHDRRSPTSDHLIRQFATELKVDEGILFLLAGKIPDDLRRQVTDPAKAAVAFANFRRAITK; this is encoded by the coding sequence ATGAAACCGACCACGATGACGTTTGGCCAGGCCATTGCCAAAGCCAGGAAAGCCAAGGGGTTGAGCCAAAAGGAACTGGCGGCCCTCATTATGAAGGACGAGGAAGGCGGCGCGATCTCGCCGCAATACCTGAACGACATTGAGCACGACCGCCGCAGCCCGACCTCCGATCATCTCATCCGGCAATTCGCCACCGAGCTGAAGGTTGACGAAGGCATCCTGTTTCTGCTGGCGGGGAAGATCCCTGATGATCTGCGCCGGCAGGTGACCGATCCGGCGAAGGCTGCGGTGGCTTTTGCAAACTTTCGACGCGCCATCACGAAGTGA
- a CDS encoding helix-turn-helix transcriptional regulator has protein sequence MAIRHLSQRELAARWNISHRTLERWRWTGEGPRYIKLGGRVVYRLEDVEEYEREQIRESTADHPSRPAA, from the coding sequence ATGGCAATCAGGCATTTGAGCCAGCGGGAGCTTGCCGCCCGCTGGAACATTTCCCACCGCACGCTTGAGCGCTGGCGCTGGACCGGCGAAGGCCCGCGCTACATCAAGCTCGGCGGCCGGGTCGTGTACCGCCTCGAAGACGTCGAGGAGTACGAGCGCGAGCAGATCCGCGAGAGCACCGCCGATCACCCCAGCAGGCCTGCGGCGTGA
- a CDS encoding sce7725 family protein, translating to MYHPYFRGKQFELITIRETAPLLAQKGFVPIIEPVREALGGLERTLKAICDAGGKAIVIVNPYHGDHRESGLSITNLLQQSYLGNDTIVAGILLRSDMTLEEAIACHANHEDHHPVIVHAGFTAPKTLAAHLADKMADMCNVFVEDHAKILYRKHFEDSTRILVRDGFKRQRNADYPEMEEFSDLHITYEEVGMAGFGDFLIVGDVYSESGGPAYAVAIHLTFIDPDKDDVMYIYHFVSETKDTPTDPAGKFGQALAKLIRKLDSGKSKLLETSAIKEFRELHAKGHFPGLGYVKKLSMKHHIETLAAYLG from the coding sequence ATGTACCATCCCTATTTTCGCGGGAAGCAATTCGAACTTATTACCATCCGCGAGACGGCACCGCTGCTCGCGCAGAAGGGCTTTGTTCCAATTATCGAGCCGGTCCGCGAAGCGTTGGGCGGGCTGGAAAGGACACTAAAGGCGATCTGCGATGCCGGTGGTAAAGCTATCGTAATTGTCAATCCTTATCATGGCGACCATCGCGAAAGTGGTTTGAGCATCACGAACCTGCTGCAGCAAAGCTATCTCGGCAACGATACGATCGTTGCCGGAATCTTGCTGCGCAGCGACATGACTCTTGAAGAAGCGATAGCCTGTCATGCCAATCATGAGGATCATCATCCGGTGATCGTCCATGCCGGCTTCACTGCACCAAAGACACTTGCGGCGCACCTTGCCGACAAGATGGCGGACATGTGCAACGTGTTCGTCGAGGACCATGCGAAGATCCTGTACCGAAAGCATTTCGAGGACAGCACCCGCATCCTCGTGCGCGACGGCTTCAAGCGCCAGCGCAACGCGGACTATCCGGAGATGGAGGAATTCTCGGACCTCCACATCACCTATGAAGAGGTGGGTATGGCCGGGTTTGGCGATTTTTTGATCGTCGGCGACGTGTATAGCGAGAGCGGCGGACCGGCATACGCGGTGGCTATCCATCTGACCTTCATCGATCCAGACAAGGACGATGTGATGTATATTTATCATTTCGTCTCCGAGACCAAAGACACGCCCACCGATCCGGCAGGAAAATTTGGCCAAGCACTCGCGAAGCTGATTAGGAAACTCGACAGCGGCAAGTCAAAGCTCCTCGAAACAAGTGCGATCAAGGAATTCCGCGAGCTTCATGCCAAGGGCCATTTCCCCGGCCTGGGCTATGTGAAGAAGCTCTCGATGAAGCATCATATCGAGACACTGGCTGCCTATCTCGGCTGA
- a CDS encoding RES family NAD+ phosphorylase: MPKKYCCPECFDDRGLRDDIFPSLDPERGICSFCGNNDVPLVEPARLVNLFELLVNVYEPNSDGKLLVEWMKDDWQLFNHPAMDVAHAKELLGEILDNGEIVRRPFAPSPSYISEGLAQWETLRDELMYRNRWFLDMSIDEARLRHLLDLLLAPDLPRKWFRARIRTDDETYPIEKMGAPPTRRASHGRANPAGIPYLYLGSLPETAAAEIRPHTGEVACVADFAIPKIRAVDLRHPRKLVSPFILTDASEIGQLRADLPFLERLGEELTRPVLPQGAAIDYIPSQYLCEFIKKSGFDGVVYRSSVSDGFNLALFDPNKAMGGTVAVYNIKKVSVVVAQT; encoded by the coding sequence ATGCCGAAAAAATACTGCTGTCCTGAATGCTTCGACGATCGCGGACTGCGCGACGATATTTTCCCATCACTCGACCCGGAACGCGGCATCTGTAGCTTTTGCGGCAACAACGATGTGCCGCTAGTCGAACCGGCCAGGCTCGTCAACTTGTTCGAACTACTCGTCAATGTATATGAACCCAATAGCGACGGTAAATTGCTAGTCGAATGGATGAAGGACGACTGGCAGCTCTTCAACCATCCAGCGATGGATGTCGCACATGCCAAGGAACTGCTCGGCGAGATTCTCGACAATGGAGAGATCGTGCGTCGTCCATTCGCGCCTTCGCCCAGCTATATCAGCGAAGGATTAGCGCAGTGGGAGACGCTGCGCGACGAGCTGATGTACCGGAACCGTTGGTTCCTCGACATGTCGATTGACGAAGCGCGGCTTCGCCATCTCCTCGATCTGCTGCTCGCGCCAGATTTGCCACGCAAATGGTTTCGGGCGCGCATCCGCACTGACGATGAGACCTATCCAATCGAAAAAATGGGAGCGCCGCCGACGCGCCGAGCCTCACATGGTCGAGCCAATCCGGCGGGCATTCCCTATCTATATCTTGGCTCGCTTCCCGAAACCGCGGCTGCGGAGATTCGCCCACACACCGGCGAGGTCGCTTGCGTTGCTGACTTCGCTATCCCCAAAATTCGCGCCGTTGACCTGCGTCATCCGCGCAAGCTGGTGTCACCATTCATTCTGACCGACGCAAGCGAAATTGGCCAACTTCGCGCTGACTTGCCTTTTCTCGAGCGTCTAGGTGAAGAGCTGACGAGGCCTGTTTTGCCACAGGGCGCAGCGATCGATTATATCCCGAGCCAGTATCTGTGCGAGTTCATCAAGAAGAGTGGATTTGACGGGGTCGTCTATCGCAGCTCGGTCAGCGATGGTTTCAACTTGGCTCTATTCGATCCAAATAAGGCGATGGGCGGCACCGTCGCTGTCTACAATATCAAAAAAGTTTCCGTCGTAGTGGCGCAGACTTGA
- a CDS encoding DUF2924 domain-containing protein produces MQLAALKQMTVIELKAKWQAVFGTPAPNNSRSYLELRLGYRIQELTHGGLSRETRRALDLLADEVEGRIGRKAIIADGRNPVVGTKLVRPWDGVEHTVTVLPDGFDWQGRKFKSLSAVARAITGTQWNGYRFFGLRESRRDDR; encoded by the coding sequence ATGCAGCTCGCGGCGCTCAAGCAGATGACGGTGATCGAGCTGAAGGCGAAGTGGCAAGCCGTGTTCGGCACGCCGGCGCCGAACAACAGCCGCAGCTACCTTGAGCTCAGGCTCGGCTACCGGATCCAGGAACTGACCCATGGCGGCCTGTCGCGCGAGACGCGCCGGGCGCTGGATCTCTTGGCCGACGAGGTCGAGGGCCGGATCGGCCGCAAGGCGATCATCGCGGACGGCCGCAACCCGGTCGTCGGCACCAAGCTGGTCCGCCCATGGGACGGCGTCGAGCACACCGTCACCGTGCTGCCGGACGGCTTCGACTGGCAGGGCCGCAAGTTCAAGTCGCTGTCGGCGGTGGCGCGGGCGATCACCGGCACGCAATGGAACGGCTATCGCTTCTTCGGCCTGCGTGAATCCCGGAGGGACGACCGATGA
- a CDS encoding sce7726 family protein, protein MAHDPTQLAALTRLFSSAVFQDLAKKGRSAMFSRLVDQAGLAGRCGAMATVGDAFDTAFDILKVAGQRDEYIYRAALTQKILMGIHSLRTASMLNEFRAGTCKADLVILNGTATVYEIKSERDSLARLANQVANYKRVFAKVNVIASAGHVEGVLATVPADVGVMCLSKRYQISSVREARDCPERICPMTVFESLRTAEAVAILKALGVPVPQVPNTQRHVLLREVFAAIEPATLHAQMVRTLKRTRNLAPLSDLVDMLPESLQAAALSIPVRRADHSRLVEAVGTPLGAAMAWG, encoded by the coding sequence ATGGCACACGATCCAACTCAGTTGGCTGCCCTTACGCGCCTATTTTCCTCAGCCGTTTTTCAAGATCTGGCGAAGAAGGGTCGCTCGGCGATGTTCAGTCGCCTTGTCGACCAGGCCGGCCTCGCTGGACGCTGCGGAGCGATGGCCACCGTCGGCGATGCTTTTGACACGGCGTTCGACATCCTTAAGGTCGCCGGCCAGCGTGACGAGTATATTTATCGCGCGGCGCTGACTCAGAAAATACTGATGGGCATACACTCGCTCCGCACGGCGTCGATGCTCAACGAGTTTCGGGCCGGCACGTGCAAAGCCGATCTTGTAATCCTCAACGGCACTGCCACGGTCTATGAGATCAAGTCCGAACGCGATTCTCTTGCCCGGCTCGCCAACCAAGTCGCGAACTACAAGCGCGTGTTCGCGAAGGTAAATGTCATTGCCAGCGCAGGACATGTCGAGGGCGTGCTGGCAACCGTTCCCGCTGATGTCGGGGTAATGTGTCTATCAAAGCGCTACCAAATTTCGAGCGTCCGCGAGGCGCGTGACTGCCCCGAGCGGATTTGCCCAATGACGGTTTTTGAATCCCTGCGCACGGCTGAAGCGGTTGCGATCCTGAAAGCTCTTGGCGTGCCGGTGCCGCAGGTTCCAAACACGCAGCGTCATGTCTTGCTACGCGAGGTGTTCGCTGCGATCGAGCCCGCCACACTGCACGCCCAGATGGTGCGGACGTTGAAGCGCACTCGCAATCTCGCGCCGCTCAGTGATCTTGTCGACATGCTCCCGGAATCGCTGCAGGCCGCGGCCCTGTCCATTCCGGTTCGCCGCGCTGATCATAGCCGACTGGTCGAGGCGGTTGGAACGCCGCTCGGCGCGGCAATGGCCTGGGGCTGA
- a CDS encoding antitoxin Xre/MbcA/ParS toxin-binding domain-containing protein, translating to MSTAVQQALADLCSKGVLHGEDVADVLSVAPATVARWLRGEAVPDLPTRAAIGQIHFIVGRLTALFAADEVRHWLNDVQPALKGARPVDLIRGGRTAEVLAAIDALDMRPTP from the coding sequence ATGTCCACGGCGGTTCAGCAGGCCCTGGCCGATCTGTGCTCGAAGGGGGTGCTCCATGGCGAGGACGTCGCCGACGTCCTGTCGGTCGCACCAGCGACGGTGGCGCGCTGGCTGCGCGGCGAGGCGGTGCCGGACCTGCCGACCCGCGCGGCAATCGGCCAGATTCACTTCATTGTCGGGCGCCTTACTGCCCTGTTCGCAGCCGACGAGGTCCGGCACTGGCTGAACGACGTCCAGCCCGCCCTCAAGGGTGCGCGCCCGGTCGACCTCATCCGCGGCGGCCGCACCGCCGAGGTGCTGGCGGCAATCGACGCACTGGACATGCGCCCCACGCCGTGA
- a CDS encoding nickel/cobalt efflux transporter, which yields MPDIASLIQTGTANPWIYLPAALLLGALHALEPGHSKSVMAAFIVAIRGTPGQAVLLGVSAAIGHTLVVWGLVLLGLMLGDRLVMESAEPWLMLASGVLIVLLAARLLWSVRRDVHAQEQAHDHHHHHDHHGHAHDDHHHDHDEGHDHGDAHAAAHAREIKRRFVSGRDVGGWEIAWFGLTGGLIPCPAAIAVLLVCLHLKAVALGVAMVAAFSLGLAITLVAVGLAAAWGTRKAAGSWSGFSRWAPRLPYISGVLILVLGLVVAGRGLIETGLLGA from the coding sequence ATGCCCGACATCGCGTCACTGATTCAAACCGGGACGGCCAACCCGTGGATCTATCTGCCGGCGGCGTTGCTGCTCGGCGCCCTCCACGCGCTTGAGCCGGGACACTCCAAATCGGTGATGGCCGCGTTCATCGTCGCCATTCGTGGCACGCCGGGGCAGGCCGTTCTGCTCGGCGTCTCGGCGGCGATCGGCCATACCCTGGTGGTGTGGGGGCTGGTATTGCTCGGCTTGATGCTTGGCGACAGGCTGGTGATGGAGTCGGCCGAGCCGTGGCTGATGCTCGCCTCGGGGGTGCTGATCGTGCTGCTGGCGGCGCGGCTGTTGTGGTCGGTTCGCCGCGACGTCCACGCCCAGGAACAGGCGCACGATCATCACCACCATCATGATCACCATGGCCACGCGCACGACGATCACCACCACGATCACGACGAGGGCCACGATCACGGCGACGCCCACGCCGCCGCGCACGCCCGCGAGATCAAGCGGCGGTTCGTCAGCGGACGGGACGTCGGTGGATGGGAGATCGCTTGGTTCGGCCTCACTGGCGGGCTGATCCCGTGTCCGGCGGCGATCGCGGTGCTGCTGGTGTGCCTGCACCTGAAGGCGGTGGCGCTCGGCGTCGCCATGGTGGCGGCGTTCAGCCTCGGGCTGGCGATCACCCTGGTGGCGGTCGGTCTTGCCGCGGCGTGGGGAACGCGAAAGGCGGCGGGCAGCTGGTCGGGCTTTTCGCGGTGGGCGCCGCGGCTGCCCTATATTTCGGGCGTGCTGATCCTGGTGCTGGGCCTGGTGGTGGCCGGGCGCGGCCTGATCGAAACCGGGCTGCTCGGCGCCTGA